A genomic stretch from Aedes albopictus strain Foshan chromosome 2, AalbF5, whole genome shotgun sequence includes:
- the LOC109418945 gene encoding tektin-1: protein MMSRRHCDDLANQNLVLFGPGRPKYTPRDWDLNNRTKNVFSLNQQTLAERVICESERLIDETKFTTELNKNESDFRLKERIEDIRFRQDELKKQKKDAHIEEEALKVYKQRTLDAINTLQEIAVPICQKCVIMREMRQGVDLVLDDVHRELRKELDVMNGAIELLHKLMEQGVEQLRRLRATIYLLDRDLSNKEKSIQIDEKNVELRHNQMGMKVYDGTVPLDPYNNTDPEWIEVTNTNIENTAKEINSAQTLRSYIDQVLKQAAEDIRHQVGRTNAAFCKRIAEVRYTKIKLENVHKETVHQVNELTRTVTKLEKEIAEKEGYVALAQVRMANRAHRPGIELCKDNVYNSLKKELAALRETVAKLDHMLVQSRATLRYLLNTQVMQEEEINLKTNSLKIDEVDCMTLRESLNFQNF from the exons ATGATGTCCCGCCGTCACTGCGATGACCTGGCCAATCAAAATCTGGTCCTTTTTGGACCAGGTCGTCCCAAGTACACGCCACGTGATTGGGACCTCAATAATCGCACCAAAAACGTGTTTTCGCTCAATCAACAAACTCTGGCCGAACGGGTTATTTG CGAAAGTGAACGGCTGATTGATGAAACCAAGTTCACCACCGAGCTGAATAAAAACGAGTCCGATTTCCGGCTGAAGGAACGCATCGAGGACATCCGGTTCCGGCAGGATGAGCTCAAGAAGCAGAAGAAGGACGCCCACATCGAGGAGGAGGCCCTCAAAGTGTACAAGCAGCGGACGCTCGATGCGATCAATACACTGCAGGAGATTGCCGTGCCGATATGCCAGAAGTGTGTCATCATGCGGGAGATGCGCCAAGGGGTGGACCTGGTGCTGGACGACGTGCACAGGGAACTGCGCAAGGAGCTGGACGTGATGAATGGGGCTATTGAACTGTTACATAAACTGATGGAGCAGGGCGTCGAGCAGCTACGGCGACTGAGGGCAACCATTTACCTGCTGGACAGGGATTTGTCCAACAAGGAAAAGTCCATACAGATCGATGAGAAGAATGTCGAACTGAGACATAACCAGATGGGGATGAAGGTGTACGACGGGACGGTGCCGTTGGATCCGTA CAACAATACCGATCCGGAGTGGATCGAGGTCACCAACACAAACATTGAAAATACCGCCAAGGAAATCAACTCGGCCCAAACGTTGCGATCGTACATCGACCAGGTGCTCAAACAAGCCGCCGAGGACATCCGTCACCAAGTGGGCCGTACCAATGCGGCCTTCTGCAAACGAATCGCCGAGGTTCGCTATACCAAAATCAAGTTGGAGAACGTCCATAAGGAAACCGTGCACCAGGTTAACGAACTGACCCGTACGGTGACCAAGCTGGAGAAGGAGATTGCCGAAAAGGAGGGTTACGTTGCGTTGGCACAGGTGCGGATGGCAAACCGAGCGCACCGGCCCGGGATCGAACTGTGCAAGGATAACGTTTACAACAGTCTGAAGAAGGAGCTGGCCGCGCTGCGCGAAACGGTCGCCAAGCTAGACCACATGTTGGTACAATCTCGGGCTACGCTCCGGTATCTGTTGAACACCCAGGTTATGCAGGAAGAGGAAATCAACTTGAAgacgaattctttgaaaatcgaCGAAGTGGATTGTATGACGCTGAGGGAGAGTTTGAATTTCCAGAATTTTTAG